From Enterococcus wangshanyuanii, the proteins below share one genomic window:
- a CDS encoding SLC13 family permease, whose protein sequence is MKRIFSFFMDDLLFSISLFVALISCFFGKFSIESIDFKVIVCLFGLMLLVANIDKLGVLTYLAEKLIDVSINTRALIRNITLLAFFSSMLLTNDVAILSLMPIYLTITKKVPDMNHKLTGAVLLIIAANLGSSFFPFGNPQNLFLFSYYSLAAGTFFNWAFLLLLVSFVFLFLSFFWIKKSPIPNQEEPLPSIDQRNIIYLSLIGLLILIGVFDLLPYSIVIPIAILLLGIYDSSSLKKVDYRLLATFIFFFIAVGNFSQLETISLLIKKQFTTSSATFFGSIAVSQVISNVPAAILIAPFTAQTKALFFGVNVGGLGTIIASLANLIGFKIYKQYYPNQSKQFLLMFSLINLIFLIGFIVLFYFIL, encoded by the coding sequence ATGAAACGTATTTTCTCATTTTTTATGGATGATCTCTTATTTTCTATTTCCCTTTTCGTGGCCCTTATCAGCTGTTTCTTCGGCAAATTTTCGATTGAGTCAATTGATTTTAAAGTCATCGTTTGCCTTTTTGGACTGATGCTGCTTGTCGCTAATATTGATAAATTGGGGGTTTTGACCTATCTTGCTGAAAAATTGATCGATGTTTCAATCAACACTCGAGCTCTCATTAGAAATATCACCTTGCTGGCTTTTTTTAGCTCGATGCTTTTAACCAATGATGTAGCTATTTTAAGTCTTATGCCGATCTACTTGACGATCACGAAGAAAGTTCCTGATATGAACCATAAACTGACCGGTGCTGTCCTTTTGATCATTGCAGCCAATTTAGGCAGCAGCTTTTTCCCTTTTGGCAACCCGCAAAATTTATTCTTATTTTCTTATTACTCATTGGCAGCTGGGACATTCTTCAACTGGGCTTTTCTCTTACTGCTTGTATCGTTTGTTTTTTTATTTCTTTCCTTTTTTTGGATCAAAAAGAGCCCTATTCCAAATCAAGAAGAGCCGCTGCCATCGATCGATCAACGTAATATCATTTATTTGAGCTTGATCGGCCTACTGATCCTGATCGGTGTCTTCGATCTTCTCCCATATTCTATCGTTATTCCTATAGCTATTTTACTTCTAGGTATTTACGATTCCAGCAGTTTGAAAAAAGTTGATTATCGTTTATTGGCTACCTTCATTTTTTTCTTTATCGCTGTCGGCAATTTTTCACAACTGGAAACTATTTCCTTGTTGATCAAAAAACAGTTTACTACATCCTCAGCTACATTCTTTGGCAGCATCGCAGTTAGTCAGGTTATCAGCAATGTTCCTGCTGCCATCCTTATCGCTCCGTTCACTGCTCAAACCAAAGCGCTATTTTTTGGTGTTAACGTGGGTGGATTAGGCACAATCATTGCCTCTTTAGCTAATCTGATTGGGTTTAAAATTTATAAGCAATATTATCCTAATCAATCAAAACAATTTTTGCTGATGTTTAGTCTGATCAACTTGATTTTTTTAATTGGATTTATTGTACTCTTTTATTTCATTCTATAA